Proteins encoded in a region of the Oryctolagus cuniculus chromosome 10, mOryCun1.1, whole genome shotgun sequence genome:
- the TPRA1 gene encoding transmembrane protein adipocyte-associated 1, giving the protein MDTLEEVTGADAGTVSPAPMAPNISVPHCCLLLLYEDIGTSRVRYWDLLLLIPNVLFFIFLLWKLPLARAKIRITPSPIFITFYILVFVVALVGIARAVVSMTVSASDATVADKILWEITRFFLLAIELSVVILGLAFGHLESKSSIRRVLAITTVLSLAYSVTQGTLEILYPDAHLSAEDFNIYGHGGRQFWLVSSCCFFLVYSLVVLLPKTPLKERISLPSRRSFYVYAAILALLNLLQGLGSALLCADIIEGLCCVDATTFLYFSFFAPLIYVAFLRGFFGSEPKILFSYKCQVDETEEPDVHLPQPYAVARREGLEAAGAAGASAACYSSTQFDSAGVAYLDDVASMPCHAGSINSTDSERWRVINA; this is encoded by the exons ATGGACACCCTGGAGGAGGTGACCGGGGCTGACGCCGGCACAGTGTCGCCCGCACCCATGGCCCCGAACATCAGCGTGCCCCACTGCTGCCTGCTACTGCTCTACGAAGACATCGGCACCTCCAG GGTCCGGTACTGGGACCTCCTGCTGCTCATCCCCAATGTGCTCTTCTTCATCTTCCTGCTCTGGAAGCTTCCGCTGGCACGCGCCAAGATCCGCATCACCCCCAGCCCTATCTTCATCACCTTCTACATCCTG gTGTTTGTGGTGGCGCTGGTGGGTATCGCCCGCGCCGTGGTGTCCATGACTGTGAGCGCCTCGGATGCGACAGTGGCTGACAAG ATCCTGTGGGAGATCACCCGCTTCTTCCTGTTGGCCATCGAGCTGAGCGTGGTCATCCTGGGCCTGGCCTTCG GTCATCTGGAGAGCAAGTCAAGCATCAGACGGGTGCTGGCCATCACCACCGTGCTATCCCTGGCCTACTCCGTCACCcag GGCACCCTGGAGATCCTGTACCCGGACGCCCACCTCTCAGCCGAGGACTTCAACATCTACGGGCACGGAGGCCGCCAGTTCTGGCTGGTCAGCTcgtgctgcttcttcctg GTCTACTCCCTGGTGGTCCTCCTGCCCAAGACGCCGCTGAAGGAACGCATCTCCCTGCCTT CGCGGAGGAGTTTCTACGTGTACGCGGCCATCCTGGCGCTGCTCAACCTGCTGCAAGGGCTGGGGAGCGCGCTGCTCTGCGCCGACATCATCGAGGGGCTGTG CTGTGTGGACGCCACCACCTTCCTCTACTTCAGCTTCTTCGCGCCGCTCATCTACGTGGCCTTCCTCCGGGGCTTCTTCGG CTCGGAGCCCAAGATCCTCTTCTCCTACAAATGCCAAGTGGACGAGACGGAGGAGCCCGAcgtgcacctgccccagccctacgCTGTGGCCAGGCGCGAGGGCCTGGAGGCCGCAGGGGCTGCCGGGGCCTCCGCCGCCTGCTACTCCAGCACGCAGTTCGACTCCGCTGGCGTCGCCTACCTGGACGACGTGGCCTCCATGCCCTGCCACGCGGGCAGCATCAACAGCACAGACAGCGAGCGCTGGAGGGTCATCAACGCCTGA